The window tgTGTGGAACACAACCCTATCTTTGCACTTCCTCTATATGCaacgcaacccaacccaaccaaaattcaggttgatagtgaaaccattttgggttttgagagagagagagagagagagagagagagagagagagaagatgcatACCGAGTTCTGTTCCCAGCAAGGTTCGCAAAATTCAGGTTGATAGTGAAACCATGTGATCGTCCATTGATGATGTTAAATGCAGGCACAGGTAGAACTAGAGTTTTGTCCCAGCAAGGTTCGCAATGTGTTGCATGACAAGAGTGCAACTTAACAAACATACGCTTCAGCAGTGAGTGAAGGGCCATTGAATAATCATACATTTTGAACTGTGTTTGGACAAAGATGctaaaaaagattattttctgttgATCTAAAGAGGCCAGTGAATAATCAGATATGATGCATCATGTGTTGATGAATCTGTAGCTCCACCTTTTTGTAGTCTTAGATTAGCATGCACAGATGATGCCTGCAACCTTCTCGATTCCTCAGAAAGTTGGTGAGAGATGAGCTGGCCAGAATGGGCTTGAAGGACCTGTGAAATATTCATGTAAACTACAATATGCATAATAGTTCTCTATGACGCTGGGTATAggtaatagaaaaaaaaattttggaagcaaaaacctTCAAAAGAGTGGAACTTGTCTCTAGATAAAGATTTATGATAGAGCTGGAATGTTGGAAAGGATTGGCAGATGCATCATTTGTTGCTGCAGAAGGTATTTCTTTTAAGAACCTGAGACAATcctagaaaaaaagaaagaaagacatgtCCATGAGTGGACTCTaaacattttcatgttcaagaagctttaagagaaaaaaaatgcaGCATATATTGAGGACAAGTTCATTCATACAATGGAAATGAAATAAAGCATGTGAATCACCTTGAAATAAGTATCCTTGTATGTGCTCAGATTTTCGTTCAGCCATTGCTCCAGATTTATGTGTTCCTTACGAGAAGCAACTGCAGCCAGTTTGATGCTGAAtgtaaatggagtcatgtccaatACTGATTGTAAGATCTGTGAGATGACATGTACATGAGTATAAAAAGCAGCAAATGCAGACATGGAAGAGAGTTGTAATACCTGTAAACTGCTTGTGCCGCAACCTTCAACTGTGACAGTGCCACCGGTGACTGCTGCGCCTGCTAGGAAATAACTTGCACTTGATGCATCGCCTTCAACATACACATTTCCAGGGGACCTGTTTGACCATGCCATTACTTGTGAGTATGTTTGTCCATGGTTAGCTTTCCTAGTCCATCACCAGACTTGCAAGGCTGTCTGAAGTTTGAGATCAAACTTACTTGTATTTTTAACTACCCTTGACCAGGAATCGGTCCCAGCTACCACTGTGCTCCACAGTGACACCAAAGCGTTCCATCAGTTTCAATGTCATCTCAACATAAGGAACAGAAATTAATTTATCTACTATCTCAATTTCCACATCTCCCAGAGCCAAAGGAGCGGCCATGAGCAATGCAGTCAGGTACTGGCTACTGAT of the Magnolia sinica isolate HGM2019 chromosome 7, MsV1, whole genome shotgun sequence genome contains:
- the LOC131250599 gene encoding uncharacterized protein LOC131250599 is translated as MTPFTFSIKLAAVASRKEHINLEQWLNENLSTYKDTYFKDCLRFLKEIPSAATNDASANPFQHSSSIINLYLETSSTLLKVLQAHSGQLISHQLSEESRRLQASSVHANLRLQKGGATDSSTHDASYLIIHWPL